The Corallococcus caeni region CGCACCACCTGGCTGAGCTTGGACTCGTCCGTCTCCAGCTCCAGCGGCGCCTCCGGGCCCTCGAAGGTGAGCGTCACCGGCGAGTCCGGCGGCAAGAGGGGCCGCGTCATGCCGCGCAGCGCGCTCATGAAGTCGGAGGCGACGAAGCGGCTGTGGCGCAGCGTCGTCTTGCCGGACTCCACCTTGGACAGGTCCAGGAGGTCGTTGACCAGCTCGAAGAGGGACTCCGCCGAGCCGCGGATGAACTGGACCTGCTTCTCCTGCTCCGGCGCCAGGCTGCCGTTGAGCGGGTTGAGCAGCACCTTGGACAGGCCGAGGATGGAGTGCAGCGGCGTGCGGAACTCGTGGCTCACGTTGGCCACCACGCGGCTCTTGATTTCGGACGCGCGCTGGAGACTCTCCGCCTTCTCGTCCAGGGCGGCGTGCAGGCTCCTCACGCCCTTGTTGGACTCCTCCAGCTCGCGGTTGAGGCGCGTCAGTTCCTCCGCGCGGCGCTTGAGCTCGTACTGCTGGCGCTCCGTCTCGCGGTGGAGCGCGGACAGCTCTCCCAGCGTGGTGCTCACCTGGGTGAGCGCGGCGCCGTAGTCCTCCGGCACCAGGCTGCCCACCAGGGCGATGCCGCCGTCGTGCGGCCGGGCGCGGAAGGCGAACGCGGCGGGCTTGTGGTCGCGCTGGAGGATGAGCTCCCAGCCGTCCACGGCCTCGTCGCGCGCCTGCACCAGCAGCTTCTCCACCTTGCTCTCGCTGCCGTGGCTGGCCAGGCTCTTCAGCGACTGGCCGGGCTTGACGCCCAGGATGCGCGCCGCGCGCTCATCCCGCCAGACGACCGTGCCTTCCGCATCGCAGGCCAACGCCAGCTCGCGGCTGAGGAGTTCGAAGATCCCGGAGGCGCGATCATCCTCTTGCATCATGAGTGCGTCTCCTCCCACGAAACTGGCGTTCGCGCGAGCAACGTTCGCGCTTCCGGGTGAGCGCTCCCCAGGACGGTCTTTAGCGCGTCCAGGCATTGGAGAAGGTTCACGGGCGCCAGCCCCCGCTGGGGCCAGAACCCCGCGTACCACTGGAGGTGGGCGTCCCACAGGTCCGCACGGCCCAGCGCGAGCGCGTCCGAGAGATAGGACAGCTGGAGGCGCACTTCTTGTTCCAGGCGCGGGCGGCTTCCGGAAGGCAGTGGGCCCTCCAACCGCCGGACGACCGCGCTGATGAGGCCGGGGGCGTCCGCCTCCAGGGTGTGTGCGGGGCCTTCTTTATAGCGCAGCGCCTGACGGGCGGCCTGGACGTAGGTGAAGGGCAGCGAGTCCGGGCCGAAGCCCTCCGCCTGGAGGGCGCGCAGCAGCCCCTCGAAGTGCTGATCCAGGTGCAGCGAGCACATGCCCCGCGTGACGAGCAGGGTGCGCAGCCAGCGCGCGTAGTCCTCCAGGATGGCGGGGCGGGACGCGTCGAGCGCCTGGACGAGGTAGCGCACGTGGAAGACGGCGTCCTCGTCACCGAAGCGGCGGGCGCGTGCGAGGCCGTAGCGCGCGGCCCAGAACGGATCCTCGTACAAAGCTTGAACAGAATTGGGAGCGAGGGACGCGGTCCGGGCTTCCACCTGGAGACTCACGTTCGACATGGTGTCAGACCCCCAGGGTGCGGCAGGCGGAGGAGACCAGCTCGCGGACGCTCTTGCCGAAGAAGGTCACGGCCAGCTCCTCCTCGAGCACGGGACCCCAGTCGAAGGCGAGCCCGCCCACGGCGATGGGCAGGGACGGGGAGACCTCACGCACCTTGCGCACGGCCTCGCGGACCTGGGGCATGTGGAAGGGCATGGTCACGGAGAGGGCCAGGAGGTTGGGCGGGGTTTCGCGCACCATGCGGGCCAGGTGGTCCGCGGGCACGTTGGCGCCGAGGAAGCGCACGTCGAAGCCGGCCATCTCCAGGAAGTCGCTGGCCATGCGCGCGCCCACCTCGTGCAGTTCGCCCTCCACGCACGCCATCATCACGACCTTGCCGTTGGCCGGGTCGCGGGGCAGGTGGCGGTACAGGTGCGCCAGGGCGTACTGGGAGATGGCGGTGGCCAGGTGTTCCTGGGCCACGGAGATGGCGTTCTCCTGCCAGAGCCGGCCGATTTCGTACTGGGACGCCTGGATGACCTCCAGGTGCAGGTCCTGGATGGGCACGCCGCACAGCAGGCCCTCATCCACGAGCAGGCGCAGGGCCTCCTGGCGGTTTCCGGAGAGCTGCGCGGCCAGATACCGCGCCCGCAGCGTGTCGATGGCAGGGGTCGATTGGATCACGAGAACCGGGCGGGTGGCGGACGGGGCAGGGTAGGGGGGTCCCTGCTTTCGTTAAACCCTGGAGCCGTCGCCCGCACCCGGAAGTGAACAGTTCGCCGGCCCATGCGTCGACCGGCTGCTTTTCTGCTTGCAGGACAAGCGAACTCCCTGGGTGGGTGGATGGAATCCGGGAATTCCCGGCCCGGGGTGGCCGGGGTGGGGGGAAACGGGGTAGGGACGCCGCTTTCGGAAAAAGGCCGGTGACAGATTTCGGGGGCACCGGTGTTCCCCTGGCCAACCGGGAGGCGCGCGCGGTGTCCGTCGATGTGGAGGCCTATTACCGACGCTATGGCCCCCAGGTGCTCCGGCGCTGCCGCTTCCTGCTGCGCGACGAGGAACAGGCCGTGGACGCCATGCATGACGTGTTCGTTCAACTGCTGCGCTACCAGGCCGCCCTGAAGGACGCGGGGCCCTCCAGCCTGCTGCACCAGATCGCCACCCGCGTGTGCCTCAACCGCCTTCGCGGCGCGAAGCGGCGCCCCGAGGACCGCGACGACGAGCTGGTGCTGCGTATCGCCGCGTCCGGCGACACCG contains the following coding sequences:
- a CDS encoding cobalamin B12-binding domain-containing protein → MIQSTPAIDTLRARYLAAQLSGNRQEALRLLVDEGLLCGVPIQDLHLEVIQASQYEIGRLWQENAISVAQEHLATAISQYALAHLYRHLPRDPANGKVVMMACVEGELHEVGARMASDFLEMAGFDVRFLGANVPADHLARMVRETPPNLLALSVTMPFHMPQVREAVRKVREVSPSLPIAVGGLAFDWGPVLEEELAVTFFGKSVRELVSSACRTLGV
- a CDS encoding RNA polymerase sigma factor, coding for MSVDVEAYYRRYGPQVLRRCRFLLRDEEQAVDAMHDVFVQLLRYQAALKDAGPSSLLHQIATRVCLNRLRGAKRRPEDRDDELVLRIAASGDTEARTAARGLLDRLFGRVPASSRDIAVLHLVDGMTLEETAREVGLSVSGVRKRLRALSAVLQELEAA